From a region of the Castanea sativa cultivar Marrone di Chiusa Pesio chromosome 10, ASM4071231v1 genome:
- the LOC142611973 gene encoding LOW QUALITY PROTEIN: uncharacterized protein LOC142611973 (The sequence of the model RefSeq protein was modified relative to this genomic sequence to represent the inferred CDS: deleted 1 base in 1 codon; substituted 1 base at 1 genomic stop codon), producing the protein MSSSNNPQIYRPCDVFIVMGRCWVLEDESGYPINPNLRNSAYIHNTMRQEWAWLLREQEMFYDELCERDTVDKRHSESHEIIVQNVGLVHAELPFPPQSEVIARRPSQFFKIILPSAMQHMKLRIPEKFVMEFGDELSTVATLTAPYGSIWQVGLKKADNNIWFCNGWQDFIEYHSICYDFFLVFRXEGNSSFHVLILDKTVTKIQYPPSKNCKLEDHQVGIIDLDEDDTNISPLDDLPTKHEVREKFVRKKFSSMSKGRERVIQGAKKFKPKNPSFMGISWHHIRAFRHNVIMMFS; encoded by the exons ATGTCTAGTTCTAACAACCCACAAATCTATAGGCCTTGCGATGTGTTCATTGTTATGGGTCGTTGCTGGGTATTGGAAGATGAGTCCGGCTATCCAATCAATCCGAATCTACGAAATAGTGCTTACATTCACAATACCATGAGACAAGAGTGGGCTTGGTTACTACGTGAACAGGAAATGTTTTATGATGAGTTG TGTGAGCGAGATACGGTCGACAAGAGGCACTCTGAGTCGCATGAGATCATTGTGCAGAACGTTGGACTCGTTCACGCGGAACTTCCATTCCCGCCGCAGTCCG AAGTAATAGCCAGGAGACCCTCTCAATTCTTCAAGATTATACTCCCCTCTGCTATGCAACACATGAAACTA AGGATCCCTGAAAAATTTGTGATGGAATTTGGAGATGAGCTATCCACCGTAGCTACACTCACTGCTCCTTATGGTAGTATTTGGCAAGTGGGATTGAAGAAAGCTGATAACAACATTTGGTTTTGTAATGGTTGGCAGGATTTCATTGAAtaccattctatttgttatgat ttttttttagtctttagATAAGAAGGAAATTCAAGCTTCCATGTCCTTATACTTGATAAGACTGTCACTAAGATTCAATATCCACCCAGCAAGAACTGTAAATTGGAAGATCATCAGGTAGGAATAATAGACTTAGATGAAGATGATACAAACATATCTCCCTTAGATGATTTGCCCACAAAACATGAAGTCAGAGAAAAGTTTGTAAGGAAAAAATTTTCTAGCATGTccaaaggaagagagagagtaatCCAAGGAGCCAAAAAGTTCAAGCCTAAAAATCCTTCTTTCATGGGTATCTCGTGGCACCATATAAGAGCCTTTAGACATAATGTGATCATGATGTTCTCCTAA
- the LOC142611974 gene encoding uncharacterized protein LOC142611974: MAKSTSSASVPTLQPWENASSPYYLSSSDNLGMSLVVQHLTEENYSTWSRAVLISLDAKTKIGFVDGSIPKPQSVDHPCYAAWCKCNSTVLAWLFNSISKDLQPSVVYFKTAREVWVDLQYRYSQGNGPQIFELRQEVEDCTMSFLMGLNDTYEAIRGFTKGKSGRPQCTHCGLLGHVADQCYKLHGYPPGYKFKNKGQQGGSLPYAKNVAITDTCFEEAIIVQISVRLPNGDMAKVTHIGTVKLTSTLILENVLCIPSFSFNLVSISKLTQSPSCCCIFLSHYCFIQDLLPWGMIGLGKKQGGLYTLQFASTSLPRSVSDVLSKLSSLSFVNSVASCNTNSVLNNTSLLHSRDVVFKENIFPFKSWISIFVNSTPVNHSMFPPQSCVPDPPQTNVYAKLSPPFTLSDTTILLDEFPDLVHPDANSNMTRMFSDPIHSDPIQSESLSLPVSDVVPIRKSSRVHKPPTYFKDYHCNLVTAPMLALAPLSPSDDSFASSPGILYLLFSCLSYEKLSTKHQAFSIALTIHKQPNTYAQSLLDPRWKGAIR; the protein is encoded by the exons ATGGCAAAGAGTACTTCTAGTGCCTCTGTACCAACACTTCAACCATGGGAGAATGCTTCTAGTCCTTATTATCTGTCTAGTAGTGATAACCTTGGGATGTCACTCGTGGTTCAACACCTTACTGAGGAAAACTACAGTACTTGGAGTAGAGCAGTTCTCATCTCTTTGGATGCTAAAACCAAGATAGGCTTTGTTGATGGTTCCATACCAAAACCACAATCAGTTGATCATCCATGCTATGCAGCTTGGTGCAAATGCAATAGTACAGTTTTGGCTTGGTTGTTCAATTCAATCTCTAAAGATTTACAGCCTAGTGTTGTATATTTCAAGACAGCTAGAGAAGTCTGGGTTGATTTGCAATATAGGTATTCTCAGGGCAATGGTCCTCAGATTTTTGAGCTAAGACAGGAG GTAGAAGACTGCACCATGTCTTTCTTGATGGGTCTTAATGATACCTATGAAGCTATAAGGG GTTTCACCAAAGGAAAGTCTGGTAGACCCCAATGCACTCATTGTGGACTTTTGGGTCATGTAGCTGACCAATGTTATAAGCTACATGGTTATCCACCTGGATACAAGTTTAAGAATAAAGGTCAACAAGGTGGAAGTCTTCCCTATGCCAAAAATGTTGCTATTACTGATACTTGTTTTGAGGAAGCAATTA TTGTCCAAATTTCTGTTAGACTTCCCAATGGGGATATGGCTAAGGTTACTCATATTGGCACTGTCAAATTGACTTCTACTTTGATTCTAGAGAATGTACTTTGtattccttccttttctttcaatcTTGTTTCTATCAGCAAACTAACCCAATCTCCATCTTGTtgttgcatttttctttcacaTTATTGTTTCATTCAAGACCTATTGCCTTGGGGGATGATTGGGTTGGGTAAGAAGCAAGGAGGTCTCTACACACTGCAGTTTGCATCTACAAGTTTGCCTAGATCTGTTTCAGATGTTCTTTCCAAGCTTTCTTCTCTTAGTTTTGTGAATTCTGTTGCTTCTTGTAATACTAATTCAGTTCTGAATAATACTAGTCTTTTGCATAGTAG GGATGTTGTTTTCaaagaaaacatttttcctttcaaatctTGGATTTCCATTTTTGTTAACTCCACTCCAGTGAAtcattccatgtttccaccTCAGTCCTGTGTTCCAGATCCACCTCAAACCAATGTTTATGCAAAATTGTCTCCACCTTTCACTCTATCGGATACAACTATTTTACTTGATGAATTTCCTGATCTTGTTCATCCTGATGCTAATTCTAATATGACTCGTATGTTCAGTGATCCTATTCACTCTGATCCTATCCAATCTGAGTCCTTATCTCTTCCTGTTTCTGATGTTGTTCCTATTAGAAAATCCTCTCGGGTGCACAAGCCACCCACTTATTTTAAAGACTATCATTGCAATCTTGTTACTGCACCAATGTTGGCCTTAGCTCCACTCTCTCCATCAGATGATTCCTTTGCATCTAGTCCAGGTATTCTCTATCTTCTTTTCTCTTGTCTTTCCTATGAAAAACTTTCTACTAAGCATCAAGCTTTTTCCATTGCTCTTACAATTCATAAACAACCTAATACCTATGCTCAATCTCTTTTAGATCCTAGATGGAAAGGTGCTATAAGATGA
- the LOC142614240 gene encoding expansin-like B1 — protein MGFALKNQVFLLCVMVLLLAVLCYSDDTFTRSRATYYGSPDCYGTPSGACGFREFGRTVNDGSVAGVSRLFRNGTGCGACYQVRCTTPQYCADEGANIVVTDYGEGDKTDFILSPRAYAKLARPNVVSQLFSYGVVDIEYRRISCKYSGYNLMFKVHESSNYPSYLAIVLLYVTGQNDIIAVELWQEDCQEWSAMRRAYGAVWDLASPPSGPLKLRFQVSDRRGLSWVESKNALPSDWKAGVAYDSHVQLN, from the exons ATGGGATTTGCACTTAAAAACCAAGTCTTTCTTCTTTGTGTCATGGTACTCTTGCTTGCAGTACTGTGTTACTCTGACGACACTTTTACCCGCTCAAGAGCAACCTATTATGGTAGCCCTGATTGCTATGGGACTCCAA GTGGAGCTTGTGGCTTTCGCGAGTTTGGAAGGACTGTCAATGATGGCAGCGTGGCTGGAGTGTCTAGGCTGTTTAGGAATGGAACTGGTTGTGGTGCATGCTATCAG GTTAGGTGCACAACACCACAATATTGCGCTGATGAAGGGGCGAACATAGTGGTGACTGACTATGGTGAAGGAGACAAAACTGACTTCATCCTCAGCCCAAGAGCCTATGCAAAGTTGGCACGTCCCAACGTAGTTTCGCAGTTGTTTTCTTACGGTGTGGTTGATATAGAATACCGAAGGATCTCATGCAAATACTCTGGTTACAACCTCATGTTTAAGGTCCATGAGAGTAGCAATTATCCTAGCTACCTCGCTATAGTATTATTATATGTTACTGGACAAAACGACATCATTGCCGTTGAATTGTGGCAG GAGGATTGTCAAGAATGGAGCGCCATGCGTAGGGCCTACGGGGCAGTGTGGGACTTGGCTAGCCCGCCAAGTGGTCCACTCAAATTGAGGTTCCAAGTGAGTGACAGACGGGGTTTATCATGGGTTGAGTCAAAAAATGCTCTGCCTAGTGATTGGAAGGCTGGGGTTGCTTATGACTCACACGTTCAGCTCAATTGA